ctattaccaccaatcaggtgatcaaaagtacgcccagtactccacaattatttggcaacctgctgctattaccaccaatcaggtgatgaaatgtacaacccgtactctaaaatTACTCGACAACCTGCTGCTATTAccgccaaccaggtgatgaaatgtacaacctgtactctaatatcatttggcaactagccattcatgccaccaaccaggtgatgaaatgtacaacccgtactctccttcatgccaccaaccaggtgatcaaaagtacgcccagtacttcgaaattatacatgagcactactcatgtcaatcatacataaacattcatgagcattactcatgacaatcatacataaacattcatgaccatcattcatatcaacattcatgaccatcactcatgttaacattcatgagcatcactcatgacaacatccatgagcatcactcatgtcaatcaacataaatattcatgagcatcactcatgtcaatcagcttcaaaagcttcatttacagagctctagcttcaaaagcttcatttacagagctttagcttcaaagcttcacttgcaaagcttcacctacaaagcttcagtgtagggtatacaaataccgcctccaaacaaccaccactttggcccatacatggattcaatttgaagtctccaaccaacagactctattgaccgaagacttggaggactacattatgtaccatatattgggcctcaactgggcctcatgaaaaatacttgagggacttagcccattgtttatgtattaaggaacgaccccttattttataaaagggactccttcactttcattagagagcacccattattcatgtactggggagcgagcctttattttataaaagggactccctcaccttcattagagagcaacgccgccagctgagcaaccgcctcgccgcgagcatcactcctagcccatcacttatgtattgaggagtgatcccttattctataaaaatgactccatcaccaccattagagagcatcaccgcctattgagcaaccgccttgccgcgagcatcaactatagcccatcatttatgtattgaggagcaagcccttattctataaaagggactccctcaccttcgacgccacaagccaagccaatcaaggcaacataagccacgagccgagcagcctcgcagcatgtgctacttctaattgagcatcatttcaaattgagcATTGCCTCATAacaagcatcagttcaagacagcatctagttacttcggcccacacatggactgaatttcaagtctccagccaaaagactctcttgactgaagacttgggggactactgtttatatctagcttcaaaagcttcatttacagagctttagcttcaaagcttcacttgcaaagcttcacctacaaagcttcagtgtagggtatacaaataccgcatttGAACAACAgccacttcagcccatacatggattcaatttgaagtctccagccaacagactttattaaccgaagacttgggggactacattatgtaccatatattgggcctcaactgagcctcatgaaaaatacttgggggacttagcccattgtttatgtattaaggagcgagcctttattctataaaagagactccttcactttcattagagagcacccattattcatgtactgaggagcgagcccttattttataaaagggactccctcaccttcattagagagaaacgccgccaactgagcaaccgcctcgccgcgagcatcactcctagcccatcacttatgtattgagaagcgagcccttattatataaaagagactccctcaccacaattagagagcatcgccgcctactgagcaaccacctcgccgcgagcatcaactatagcccatcatttatgtattgaggaacaagcccttattctataaaagagactccctcaccttcgacgccacaagccaagccaatcaaggcaacataagccacgagccgagcagcctcgtaGCATATGCTACTtctaattgagcatcatttcagattgagcactgcctcatatcaagcattagttcaagacaacatctatttacttcggcccacacatggactgaatttcaagtttccagccaaaagactctcttgactgaagacttggaggactactgtttataccatatttagggcctcatatttagacctcgtataaatactcgagggacttaaatgtaattatgtaataaaggaaggggcaaatatgtaattaggggaagagcccttattctataaaagggcctcctcaccctcacaaaccctaagtttCTCCTAtttagagcaaagctctcacaacctctccctcacaaatgctctcagataaatacaattggtgtggacgtagcccaaaccttgggatgaaccatgatacatcttgtgttatttacatttcatgcagattcacggtcggatttacgttgttccaagacctccagttttgtgcatcaacaaatgcaTTTTGAAGATGTCAAGTATCGACATTGCATTAACTcacttttttcttcttagaCTACATGTCTATCCTACTAGGTTTACAGTGGCCAGGTTTTTGTAAAACTTTATCCTTATATGCATTTCTAGTTAGAGACTCGCGTATGCTTTGCATGTGGTGAACGAGAACTGACGACAATAACCACCATCTTACCTGGTTCGACTACTTTTTAAGTTCTACATACTCTAGGTGGAGTTTTGTAAACAATGttgtatttaagtgtgattgtgtaaactaGAAGAAGAAAACCTATAGGATCTTGAAAATCCTTTCCTTGTACTACTTGTAGGgcaaacaaaactcatcatataaataaaggcactaggCATAAGGTATTACGCACTGAATTCCTCAAGCCCTGCTCTCTCTTCTCTGGTCCCCACTCTCtactctcttcctcttccaaaTAGTTATTTCACAACAAAaccatattttatttattgggAAAATTACGTgtacaaaactaggaaatacaCGATGAGGGTATACAAAAATGTCAAACTTCTCGCGTGCCGAAATTGTTTCAAATTCTAAGTTTCCTACAATATGTATATACAGCAGTAATACACAACCTCACTCACGCATTCTCCAGTATCTCTCAAATGACCAACAGCAGCCATAACCTTATTATTTCCAAATACAAGGGACGTAACAAACAGAACTGCCATCACAACAGAGCAATGAACACTGACGTTATCACGATATCATAtgatggagatttggtcatggGGCAATCGAAAGGGGTGCCTTTTGGCTGATACCTTTCTTCTTTCTCCGCACTAGCTTTCTCCATAAGCTCCCACCTCCCAGTTTCTTTCCGGGCACTATAGCTAATGAACCAACAGCTGCATTGTCATCCTGATATTTACTATTTAGAACAAGGATATTCTCGAGTTGCTCTATTACCCTTTTAGTACTGAATGTGGAAGTCGAAACCTCTTTTGAAATTGGAGAGCTAAACTCCTTGATGCTAGCACCGTCTTCTGCTAACATTTTATCTAGTAACGAGGACCgttggtttgtgtttttgtgtggGGTTGGGCTTCCGGCTTTGGCAGTGGGGGTATCTGTATCAGTGGGATTAGTGATGACCTTGTCAAAAAGAGCTGCTTCCCTTGGTGCAGCCATTGCCTTAAACTGCTTGTCGAGGTTAAGTATTGTCTCTTGGCATTCAGCCAACTTTTCTGAAGCAGCTGTTATATCCCAATCCtgaaattttgattaaaaaaaaaatatatttacgATCAGAAGTAAAGAACCAGATTTCTCAATTCTTTGAACTGTAAAAACAGTAAATCATGTAATATTGCAGCTGAGTGACAAGAAAGTACAATAGAATCATTTTTTGCTTGTAGTCGTTTTCTTTCAAAAATGAACTCTCCGTTCAcccagagagagacagagagagacagagagagagagagagagagtgagagagtccaCATTTAAGTCGATCACTTTCAATGATGTTTCTAATGAGACTATTGTTTCACTGTACATTTATTAGTATATGACACCCCCAAGAAGCTACCATTAAGATATGGTTTTTATTTGGCAATGAAAGTGCAGGTGGAAACAGAAATTAAAGATTCTCAAACAAACGTAAATGTGCGTACAATAAGAGGATATTGACTCACATTTTGGGCTTGCCTTTCCTCGTGATGGAGATCAGAATTTGAGCTTTTCTTCTTCACACTGCCATTAAAAACATATATCAGATGCATAGGATCTCTCAATTAATTTAATATGTACATAAGTAAAGctgtaatatgtgtgtgtgtgtgtgtgtgtgtgtggtactctgtgtgtgtgtatatatataaatctgCATATGTACCTATCAAGCCGAAGCTGTAGTTCCAAGCATGTAGCCTCCAACTCTACacagcaattttttttattcatcagTTGAACTTCTAGGGACGAAAACTTTTGGTGAGCTTCACTTAATTCAACTCTGGCCTCCGTAAGCTGCGTTTCAAGATCTTCATTCATCACCTGGTGATTTTTAATCTGGTCTTCAACAATTTCCTTTGACTCTCGTAAACCTTGTAACTCTGTTCTCAAGCTGGCAATAGCTTTTTCAGATTCCTTGAGCTGGTTCATCAGGTATTCGCTCTTATCACTAGCCGACTGAAGTCTCCCTTCCAACTCTCTCCTTTCAGATTCTAAATTCAccaattcattctttaattttctgttttctttgacCAGATTGGCCTGCAGCTCTTCTATTTGTATACTATGGCCATTTGAAAAGTGACCAACTACTCCAACTTCTGTTTCAGTTTCACTTCGTGCATCATCCCAATCAAATTCCTTCTTAATTGCATCCTTCATGCTTGAAACGTCTTGAAGCGAAAAGCAGTGATTTAAAATCCAATCCAAAGCTGCAGTTAATTCTTCAGCAAATTTTTCAAGACCAGCCTTTCCATTCAATAGATCATAGCACGCATGAACAAACCGTTGTAGAAGATCACTGAGTTCAGAAGTTTTCCACTGGAAAACACGAACTATGTAGCCTGCGTTTTCCGAATTTATATATGTGGACACATTCCCATCCTTCCTGGACCCATTCTCTGGGTTATAATCTGGAGATGGCACATTGATTCCTTCAATAAGCTCAATTACTTTACAAATGGACTTACTCAGATCTGGCTGGAACTGCAGATTACCCTTCTGTGAGCTTGAGATGTCCACGTCACTTACTCCTCTGGGTGAATCAGTTACTAGAGATCTATCTGAACCTTTCCATGAGGTGCAGCTCTTAACGGAGGAAGGATCCAATGCCTCAAAATGGCTTCCATTTGTCCTCGCATTAACCAATTCACATGGCTTTGGATCTTCTGTACATGCCAAAGCTATTCTTATATCCTCAAGTATCTGTTCAGGGTTTCTTCCTGCAACACGGTTGTGCTCCACCACCAGTTTCACTATATCCTCAACCCAATGAGGAGCTTTGCCATCGACAATGTTGTTAAACCTCTTCTCCCTGTTTGACAAACTGAAGCCTGACTCACTGTCAGAAATAGGGACCATCTTGCTACCCAAAAGTTCGGAGGAATACTCCGTTTCCAAGGGTGCAACGAATGCCTTAACTGAAGGAACAGGAGAACCGAAACTTTGTTTATCAGCAGAAACAACTGCTAATTTTTCCATTTCAACAAAGTCATCCATCAGATTTATGTCTGAAGCTCCGACAGTTTTGCTTGTCAGAGACCCTTTTTGTTTTTCAGTTCTAAAGTGCTCCAGTTCCGTAATCAAGGCAGATGCCCATGAATCAGCACAGCTAACCTTATCATCGCTGCCAATATCAGACATAGATGCTACGGAGACTTCATGTGACATAAGACTACTCCTCATTGACTCCATGGTTTCCTGGCCTTTTAACGATTCTTCATGTGGTGTTTCAGATTGCGATAATTTAGAAGCTACACGGGCATACATGTTTCTAGAGAACTGGAGTTCATTTATCTTTTTATTGAGTGCTTCCTTGAGAGTCTGGTTTTCTTCTCCCATAGCACATAACTGCTCCGTCAAAATGTTAACCTTTTTGTTGGGAGTCTCAGGAAAGTTATCAACTCTAGAGTCATTCAACTTTCTCCTCCCCATGTCAACAGAGTCCCGTCCTAGCATTTCCacttcaattttcatttttgccAGAGCAGCAGGGCCTGGCAACCGCTTCCGGACTAGGAGCCGCAACCTCTGACATTCTGATTCTAACTTTGCAATTTTCTTTGCACCCTCCAAGTTCTGCTTGTGTGATGCATCAGCGGTTCGACGATTGAATTCTCTCTCTTCATTCCGGATCTCAAGCTCTTTCTCAAGCACCCGAACCTCATATTTCAAAGAAGCATTATCTTTCTCAGTGGATTCTAATCTAGTCGTGAGTGCATTGAAATCAGCTTCCACCTTTGTCAATTGTTTTCTTAAATCTTCTATCAACTTCTCCTTCACTAAAAGAGTGTTACTTAGATGGGTGTTTTCAGCACCaattttagaaacccttctagTGGCCTCTGCTAACTTCTCCTCCAACACTATCTGCGATTTCTCGAATTCTCTTGATGTCTTCATCATAGCCTCATGAACcctttgttcttgttcttctcGAACAAATCGTAGCTGCTGCATGCATTCCTTGAGGGCTCCATCCAATTGAGCTATTCTTTCTTCGCCAGCTGCTCTGACTTGGAAAGCTTTATCCAATTCATGCTTCAGAAATCCTGCATCTGCTTCTACCTTCTCCCAGCCTATATAAAACATCCATATGAAAAACGATATACTGAtaaaatgcacagattattgGAAATTTCCGACACAACTTTTCAAGCCATGAATTACCTTGAACAGCTTCCTGTGCCATTTTGGCATGTTTTTTCACAAGTGCATCTTTACTGTTACATTCAGAGAGAGCTGAAGCAAGCTTATCACTGAGGGTTTTCAGGTTGTTCTCCAACTCTGCCTTCTCAGCCTGAAGTGCCTctatctaaaaaataaaaaataaagaaaacagagTAAGCTGAAAATTAGTACCATTAACGCCTCCAAGAATATTCAACGGTTCCtatatgaaaaacaaaattcCCAATAAAAACATATGTAGCAACCTCAAACAACAGGCATCATAAACATTTGTAAAAGATGGTAACCAATTACCATTACTCCCGTAGGAAATCAAACTTTCAGTTCTTCTGTCCACATTACCAGGAAAAACTATTTGACAGCAGTTGATTGGTTAGGATCATCAAAAGTCTAAAACTTGTTAATCCCCACAGTTACACAGGGGATGCATATCTGCTATCCCTTGGAAACTACCATGCAGTAAGACGTTTTGGTTGACAATCATATGGTTTGTGATTGGATAATCGGGTCAATTTAGTGTCGTTCTCTAGTGCTAATTTCTGACAaggagaaaattgaaaattctggGCTGCTAAAGGTTATGGTATAGTTAagataaaaatatcaaattgccttcaaaaaatttattttaaatcttATGAGACCAATGTGTCCAAGTTTGCATCTCGGTATCACAAAATAGGAATTTCTAAAACGACATCTCACTCACCCGACTGTATAGAAGTCTAAAGGGCCTGTTTATATTGGGTTTCAATATATCAACAAAAAGTGATCACAGCATTAGCAGTTAATTTATTCATATCGAAATTTAGCACTagcattttttttaacttttaagatAAATTTAGCactaaatttattcatattgcAGGCCTTGCATGGAAGTACTCGTTTGGAACtccttttaaaatgactaaaaacacttttagagaaaatgtttttttgttCCAAAAGCAGTTGAAGTGCTTCCTCCAAGAAGCACTAGTTTGCACATAACTAGTGCTTTTCCAGGATTCACTTGCATATTTACCAAGGAttagttccaaaaatattttcacaaaagcTTCTGATTGATCTAAAAGTTGAAGGCTTAacatatttaaaagaaaattttaacttGTCAAAATTGACCAGCCTCTCCTGTAAAATCTCTATTCTCTGATCATCAAAACCCCACAAAATATATTTAACATGTATACATTCAAACAAATAAGAATCGCTCTACGCAATTATTCAATAGCTCACTCTTCCAACAATTTCTTGTTTATATATTTCACTAATGTAATGCATAACAAGTTCTCTTCACAATAATTGACTTCCTTAAGCCAATCTAGCAATGTTTCAACTGCGCGAAATTATTCGATTTTCAGAATCTTTCAAGGGAATCTCCAAGACCGACCTTGGACCTTACAAAAGTGTAAGGGGAGATTAGCGTAACAGCATATGACAAACCATTTACATTTCTACTTATAGGTGATGTAGATTAGAATAAAACATCATGGATTTCACTAAACTACgatttttgacataaaaattaaggaaaaatgTGTACCTCTTCCTCCTTTACTTTGACTGAGACACTCAAATTGTCTCCTGCTGCTGCAGCTGCATTGGTTTTATCTGCAGATTTCTTCCTCCAAAGCCAAGGCTTGTGGTCCATGATTCACCTCCCCAACCAACCACTCCAACCCACTTGCTGCCTCTTTAAAATCCAAACAAACACTCAATCCAATCAGAGAACCAGTTGCATGCAAACAAACGGATTAAACCCAAAtgtcaaaacacaaaaataattacacccaaaagaaaaaatcaacAGATTAAGTACTAACCAGGTGAGCATTGCATGAATGAGCAAAATCCCAAGAGCAGAAAGTGCAGAGGAGCTGAAAATTTCTATTAATCTCTATAGAAATTGCAGTAATAGAGATAAAATAAGTATTTAGGAGAGAGAAACAACCAATGCAATCCGATCCCACCACCGACACTTTAATTTGGTTGCAGAGAGAGTGGACTCGAAGGAGGAGTTGATGATAACGAAATGGAGGCGGAGCCAACCACCAAGTTTTAGcttttcgagagagagagagagagagagagagagagagagagtgtgtgtgtttggTAAACAGGAAAAGTGAAATGAGGGGAAAGTAAAGAGTGGGGAAATGTAGAGACGAGAGAGAGGAGTGTGGAGGAAGATACAGTTGGGGGAGGGGGAGCTGCAATTGGATCTGAGTCTCTGACAGCGTACGTcgatttcctttttcttttttttttctttttcgcgGGTCGTTTTTGCGTTCATCTGACGGACCGGAAGAGCGGAAGTCGTTGTCTATGTTGACAACGGTCTTCAACAATTGcgacccctttttttttttttttttttttgtgaacagCTATAATTTGATTTTGATACTTCATTTAGTGgaaaaaattaagaacaaaaTTGTACCTAGTACACATTATCAAATACAATCACAATATGTGCTAGCATAAGTCAT
Above is a window of Malus sylvestris chromosome 15, drMalSylv7.2, whole genome shotgun sequence DNA encoding:
- the LOC126604859 gene encoding filament-like plant protein 7 → MDHKPWLWRKKSADKTNAAAAAGDNLSVSVKVKEEEIEALQAEKAELENNLKTLSDKLASALSECNSKDALVKKHAKMAQEAVQGWEKVEADAGFLKHELDKAFQVRAAGEERIAQLDGALKECMQQLRFVREEQEQRVHEAMMKTSREFEKSQIVLEEKLAEATRRVSKIGAENTHLSNTLLVKEKLIEDLRKQLTKVEADFNALTTRLESTEKDNASLKYEVRVLEKELEIRNEEREFNRRTADASHKQNLEGAKKIAKLESECQRLRLLVRKRLPGPAALAKMKIEVEMLGRDSVDMGRRKLNDSRVDNFPETPNKKVNILTEQLCAMGEENQTLKEALNKKINELQFSRNMYARVASKLSQSETPHEESLKGQETMESMRSSLMSHEVSVASMSDIGSDDKVSCADSWASALITELEHFRTEKQKGSLTSKTVGASDINLMDDFVEMEKLAVVSADKQSFGSPVPSVKAFVAPLETEYSSELLGSKMVPISDSESGFSLSNREKRFNNIVDGKAPHWVEDIVKLVVEHNRVAGRNPEQILEDIRIALACTEDPKPCELVNARTNGSHFEALDPSSVKSCTSWKGSDRSLVTDSPRGVSDVDISSSQKGNLQFQPDLSKSICKVIELIEGINVPSPDYNPENGSRKDGNVSTYINSENAGYIVRVFQWKTSELSDLLQRFVHACYDLLNGKAGLEKFAEELTAALDWILNHCFSLQDVSSMKDAIKKEFDWDDARSETETEVGVVGHFSNGHSIQIEELQANLVKENRKLKNELVNLESERRELEGRLQSASDKSEYLMNQLKESEKAIASLRTELQGLRESKEIVEDQIKNHQVMNEDLETQLTEARVELSEAHQKFSSLEVQLMNKKNCCVELEATCLELQLRLDSVKKKSSNSDLHHEERQAQNDWDITAASEKLAECQETILNLDKQFKAMAAPREAALFDKVITNPTDTDTPTAKAGSPTPHKNTNQRSSLLDKMLAEDGASIKEFSSPISKEVSTSTFSTKRVIEQLENILVLNSKYQDDNAAVGSLAIVPGKKLGGGSLWRKLVRRKKKGISQKAPLSIAP